The Paraburkholderia sp. ZP32-5 genome includes a window with the following:
- the ku gene encoding non-homologous end joining protein Ku, whose amino-acid sequence MAHMIWKGAISFGLVHVPVQLYPATQSEKVGFNLLDRRTIDPIGYKQINKRTGKDVTRENIVRGFEYEKGRYVVLSDDEIRAANPESTQTVDILAFVDAPDISFLYLDTPYFLTPDRKGEKVYALLREAMKAAGKIGVASVVLHNKQHLAALIPLGPVLALNTLRWADEVRGLDEFKVPPEGMKAAGVSARELDMAKKLIDDMSDAWDPAQYHDTFRDDIMALVERKVRAGKTEEVTDVEAPHESRKSADILDLSDLLRRSLGRGKDKQSATGRKRAAGEDDEQADNDADADEEAAAPARKKARAASAPRSRGGSGRTAAKTVSKTASTARKRRAAA is encoded by the coding sequence ATGGCACACATGATCTGGAAGGGCGCAATCAGTTTCGGGCTTGTCCATGTGCCGGTGCAGTTGTATCCGGCCACGCAGTCCGAGAAAGTCGGCTTCAATCTGCTCGACAGGCGCACGATCGATCCGATCGGCTACAAGCAGATCAACAAGCGCACCGGCAAGGACGTGACCCGCGAAAACATCGTGCGCGGCTTCGAGTACGAGAAGGGCCGATACGTCGTGCTGTCGGACGATGAAATCCGCGCGGCGAATCCCGAATCGACGCAAACGGTCGACATCCTCGCGTTCGTCGACGCGCCCGACATCTCGTTCCTCTATCTCGACACGCCGTATTTCCTGACGCCGGACCGCAAGGGCGAGAAGGTGTACGCGCTGCTGCGCGAGGCGATGAAGGCAGCGGGCAAGATCGGCGTCGCGAGCGTGGTGTTGCACAACAAGCAGCATCTGGCCGCGCTGATTCCGCTGGGCCCGGTGCTTGCGCTGAACACATTGCGCTGGGCCGACGAGGTGCGCGGCCTCGACGAATTCAAGGTCCCGCCGGAAGGGATGAAAGCCGCCGGCGTGTCCGCGCGCGAACTCGACATGGCGAAGAAGCTGATCGACGACATGAGCGACGCGTGGGACCCGGCGCAGTACCACGACACGTTTCGCGACGACATCATGGCGCTCGTCGAGCGCAAGGTGCGCGCGGGCAAGACCGAGGAGGTCACCGACGTCGAAGCGCCGCACGAGTCGCGCAAATCCGCCGACATTCTCGATCTGTCCGATCTGCTCAGGCGCAGCCTCGGCCGCGGCAAGGACAAGCAGTCCGCCACGGGCCGCAAGCGTGCCGCCGGTGAAGACGACGAGCAGGCTGACAACGACGCCGACGCCGATGAAGAGGCTGCCGCGCCGGCACGCAAGAAAGCCCGTGCGGCGAGCGCGCCTCGTAGCCGTGGTGGCAGTGGTCGTACCGCGGCGAAAACCGTATCGAAAACTGCATCGACGGCGCGCAAACGGCGCGCGGCGGCTTGA
- a CDS encoding cytochrome P450: MTPATTHDDTSPLARDFDLRHLSPAFHADPYPVYHALRRYEPVKRMPDGSVFLTRFRDVQAVYRDPKTFSSDKTVEFRPKYGDSPLYAHHTTSLVFNDPPRHTRVRKLIAGALTARAIAAMEPGLIQLVDSLLDAAAQRGRIDLIGEFASAIPVEVIGNLLDVPHAERAPLRDWSLAILGALEPSLTDAQLARGNRAVDEFVDYLRGLVARRRREPGDPQHDVLTRLIQGEGPNEQLSEAELLQNCIFILNAGHETTTNLIGNGLVTLTEWLEQRDALLREPALIGTAVEECLRFESSNQLGNRMTTVDTEIGGVALAAGTPVTLCIGAANRDPEQFAEPDRFDIRRDPNRHLAFGFGIHQCAGLSLARLEARIAIGRFVQRFPAYRLDGEPTRGGRVRFRGFAAVPLVLEP; this comes from the coding sequence ATGACCCCGGCGACCACCCACGACGACACATCTCCCCTGGCTCGCGATTTCGATCTGCGTCATCTGAGCCCGGCGTTTCATGCCGATCCCTATCCGGTCTATCACGCGCTGCGCCGCTACGAACCGGTCAAACGCATGCCGGACGGTTCGGTTTTTCTGACGCGCTTTCGCGACGTGCAGGCGGTCTATCGCGACCCGAAGACATTCAGCTCCGACAAGACCGTCGAGTTCCGCCCGAAATACGGCGACTCGCCGCTGTACGCGCATCACACGACAAGCCTCGTTTTCAACGATCCACCGCGTCATACGCGGGTGCGCAAGCTGATTGCCGGCGCGTTGACCGCGCGCGCGATCGCCGCCATGGAGCCGGGGCTGATCCAGCTCGTCGACAGCCTGCTCGATGCAGCCGCGCAGCGCGGGCGCATCGATCTGATCGGCGAGTTCGCGTCGGCGATTCCGGTCGAGGTCATCGGCAATCTGCTCGACGTACCGCATGCCGAGCGCGCGCCGCTGCGCGACTGGTCGCTGGCGATACTGGGCGCGCTCGAACCGTCGCTGACCGATGCGCAGCTCGCGCGCGGCAATCGCGCGGTCGATGAATTCGTCGACTATCTGCGCGGCCTCGTCGCGCGGCGCCGCCGCGAACCGGGCGACCCGCAGCATGACGTGCTGACGCGGCTGATCCAGGGCGAAGGGCCGAACGAACAGTTGTCGGAGGCCGAGCTACTGCAAAACTGCATCTTCATTCTGAATGCCGGCCATGAGACGACCACGAATCTGATCGGCAATGGGCTCGTCACGCTGACCGAATGGCTTGAGCAACGCGATGCGCTGTTGCGCGAACCGGCGCTGATCGGCACGGCGGTGGAGGAATGTCTGCGCTTCGAGAGTTCGAACCAGCTCGGCAACCGGATGACCACCGTCGATACCGAAATCGGCGGTGTCGCGCTCGCGGCCGGCACACCGGTCACGCTGTGTATCGGCGCGGCCAATCGCGACCCCGAGCAGTTTGCGGAACCGGACCGTTTCGATATCCGCCGCGATCCGAACCGGCATCTGGCGTTCGGCTTCGGGATTCATCAGTGCGCGGGCCTGTCGCTCGCGCGGCTGGAAGCGCGCATTGCGATCGGGCGATTCGTGCAGCGTTTTCCGGCATACCGTCTCGATGGCGAGCCGACGCGCGGCGGCCGGGTGCGGTTTCGCGGCTTCGCAGCCGTGCCGCTCGTGCTGGAGCCTTGA
- a CDS encoding LysR family transcriptional regulator → MNLPNSTGRALPGERERLDLLDVALFVRAALLANVSAAGREFGLSAAVASSRIAQLEKLLGARLLHRTTRRISLTQDGEVFMTRAEALLDAAAAARASVGREQAEPQGRLRVSMPSSFGRQHVSPVISEFLRRYPGVSVDLRLTDQLVDLVDAGIDVAIRVGVLKDSSLVARRLAVNRRVLCASPAYLAAHGTPHHPSELARHECIILSDQRDWRFVTPAGALDVRVGGRLVTDNGEVIRDALLDGFGIALKSAWDVAPYLRSGALVSVLDSYPLAEDVAIWAVYPSRAFVPPRTVAFIDFLAAHFGDPPYWDRAPDESESQTSSSIKGTGSGSRSSATLPGA, encoded by the coding sequence ATGAATCTTCCCAACTCCACCGGCCGCGCACTGCCGGGCGAGCGCGAACGCCTCGATCTGCTCGACGTCGCATTGTTCGTGCGCGCCGCGCTGCTCGCTAATGTATCGGCGGCCGGGCGCGAGTTCGGTTTGTCGGCGGCGGTCGCGAGTTCGCGGATCGCGCAGCTGGAAAAGCTGCTCGGCGCGCGGCTGCTGCATCGGACCACCCGCCGCATCAGCCTCACGCAGGACGGAGAAGTGTTCATGACACGCGCCGAGGCGCTGCTCGACGCGGCCGCCGCCGCGCGTGCGTCGGTCGGCCGCGAGCAGGCCGAGCCGCAGGGACGGCTACGCGTGTCGATGCCGTCGTCGTTCGGGCGCCAACACGTGTCGCCGGTGATCAGCGAGTTCCTGCGCCGCTATCCGGGCGTCAGCGTCGATCTGCGGCTGACCGATCAGCTGGTCGATCTGGTCGACGCGGGCATCGACGTCGCGATCCGCGTCGGCGTGCTGAAGGATTCGTCGCTGGTCGCGCGGCGCCTCGCGGTGAATCGCCGCGTGCTGTGCGCGTCGCCCGCCTATCTCGCCGCGCACGGCACGCCGCATCATCCGTCGGAGCTTGCGCGCCACGAATGCATCATCCTGTCGGATCAACGCGACTGGCGCTTCGTGACGCCGGCCGGCGCGCTCGACGTGCGCGTCGGCGGCCGGCTCGTCACCGATAACGGCGAGGTGATTCGCGATGCGCTACTCGACGGTTTCGGCATCGCGCTGAAGTCGGCGTGGGACGTCGCGCCCTATCTGCGCAGCGGCGCGCTGGTCAGCGTGCTCGACAGCTATCCGCTCGCGGAGGATGTCGCGATCTGGGCCGTGTATCCGAGCCGCGCATTCGTGCCGCCGAGGACGGTCGCGTTTATCGATTTTCTGGCCGCGCATTTCGGCGATCCGCCGTATTGGGATCGGGCGCCGGATGAGAGCGAGTCGCAAACAAGCAGCAGCATCAAGGGCACGGGGAGCGGGTCACGTTCGAGCGCAACGCTACCCGGCGCTTAA
- the ligD gene encoding DNA ligase D, whose translation MNDRLDLYQRKRRFDDTPEPAGTAARKRAGRKSAAQAARDTLSYVIQEHDARRLHYDFRLELNGTLLSWAVPKGPSLDPSVKRLAVHVEDHPVEYGSFEGVIPPGNYGAGTVIVWDRGTWEPVGGAREAARAYAAGKLKFRLHGEKLHGGWTLVRSNMRGSGDKEQWLLIKERDEEARDESEYDVLQQRPGSVLGDDVSTGTSGQGATAVTTATGRKRTAKATGRAADPAPGQAPARAPTKAASKASCRASMKLAADANLDASATTEATAQTVATTARSRRADPKRPDIVATRTAQSLRELAASPSIEGARKARLPASVKPQLATLVDAAPPGSDWLYEIKFDGYRVLTRIEHAAATASAKSTRRTTRTSSSRSSAVGVFTRAGNDWTAKFSKQVQAFAELDVQSAWLDGEAVVLDERGVPDFQALQNAFDANRPQDIVIYLFDVPFLNGYDLRGVPLEQRRAILRALLEGVDDSVLRFSNDFAFSADELLKSACDMALEGIIGKRRDSGYVAGRSSAWIKLKCRRRQEFVIGGYSEPAGSRAAFGALLLGVYDGAGQLQYAGRVGTGFDAALLRSVKQALDTHASRRMPFASAPRERSRTPVHWVEPVLVAECNFAEWTSDGIVRQASFVSLRDDKPARQIVRETARQGADVQQQTDNAADDAPGTGTSKKRAKESAPKKNTAKKSTASKQAASQSAAAAGVDSAPTRSSTRSAFDASSTSSSKRSRAQVEVAGVRISHPDRVIDKSTGIRKIELARYYESVAEWMLPHLRDRPLALVRAPEDIGGELFFQKHSQKLSIPNVTQHEGLDPDHPPLITVDTLAALVGAAQMGTVEFHTWNALASNIEKPDRMVFDLDPDASLGWERMIEAAQLTRSLLDELGLQSFCKTSGGKGLHVVVPLAKQAGWDEVKEFSQAVAQHMAATLPQHFSAKMGAQNRKKKIFIDYLRNNRGSSTVAAFSTRARPGLGVSVPLAWDEVAGTTAGDQWNIANVHERLAGLRGDPWTGYAKTRQRITAAMKKRLEGAQ comes from the coding sequence ATGAACGACCGACTCGACCTCTACCAACGCAAGCGCCGCTTCGACGACACGCCGGAGCCCGCCGGTACGGCGGCCCGCAAGCGTGCGGGTCGTAAAAGCGCGGCACAGGCGGCACGCGACACGCTGTCGTATGTGATCCAGGAACATGACGCGCGGCGTCTGCACTACGACTTCAGGCTGGAGCTGAACGGCACGCTGCTGTCGTGGGCTGTGCCGAAGGGGCCGAGCCTCGATCCGTCGGTCAAACGGCTCGCGGTGCATGTCGAAGACCATCCGGTCGAATACGGCTCGTTCGAGGGTGTGATTCCGCCCGGCAATTACGGCGCGGGCACGGTGATCGTGTGGGATCGCGGCACCTGGGAGCCCGTCGGCGGCGCGCGCGAGGCGGCCCGCGCGTATGCGGCCGGCAAGCTCAAATTCCGGCTGCACGGCGAGAAGCTGCACGGTGGCTGGACGCTCGTGCGCAGCAACATGCGCGGCAGCGGCGACAAGGAGCAATGGCTGCTGATCAAGGAGCGCGATGAAGAGGCGCGCGACGAAAGCGAATACGACGTGCTGCAACAGCGCCCGGGTAGCGTGCTGGGCGATGACGTGTCGACGGGCACGAGCGGGCAGGGCGCGACAGCAGTAACGACAGCGACCGGACGCAAGCGCACCGCTAAAGCAACAGGCCGCGCGGCGGATCCAGCACCAGGACAAGCGCCAGCTCGAGCACCGACGAAAGCAGCCAGCAAGGCGTCATGCCGCGCATCGATGAAACTCGCCGCCGACGCGAACCTCGATGCCAGCGCAACCACCGAGGCTACGGCACAGACCGTCGCAACGACCGCTCGGTCGCGACGCGCCGACCCCAAGCGCCCCGATATCGTCGCTACCCGCACTGCGCAGTCGCTGCGCGAACTTGCGGCGTCGCCATCGATAGAAGGCGCGCGCAAAGCTCGTTTGCCCGCGAGCGTCAAACCGCAGCTGGCGACGCTCGTCGACGCGGCGCCGCCGGGCAGCGACTGGCTGTATGAAATCAAATTCGACGGCTATCGCGTGCTTACGCGCATCGAGCATGCAGCCGCAACGGCAAGCGCGAAAAGCACCCGGCGCACCACACGCACCAGCAGCAGCCGGAGCAGCGCAGTCGGCGTGTTCACGCGTGCCGGCAATGACTGGACCGCGAAGTTCAGCAAGCAGGTGCAGGCGTTCGCTGAACTCGACGTGCAAAGCGCGTGGCTCGACGGCGAAGCGGTCGTGCTCGACGAGCGCGGCGTGCCGGATTTCCAGGCGCTGCAAAACGCATTCGATGCAAACCGTCCACAGGACATCGTGATCTATCTGTTCGACGTGCCGTTTCTGAACGGCTACGACCTGCGCGGCGTGCCGCTCGAACAACGGCGCGCGATTCTGCGCGCGCTGCTCGAAGGCGTCGACGACAGCGTGCTGCGTTTCTCGAACGACTTCGCGTTCAGCGCCGATGAACTGCTGAAGAGCGCATGCGATATGGCGCTCGAAGGCATCATCGGCAAACGGCGCGACAGCGGCTACGTGGCGGGCCGCTCGTCGGCGTGGATCAAGCTCAAGTGCCGGCGTCGCCAGGAGTTCGTGATCGGCGGCTATTCGGAACCGGCCGGCAGCCGCGCGGCGTTCGGCGCGCTGCTGCTCGGCGTGTACGACGGCGCGGGCCAGTTGCAATACGCGGGACGCGTCGGCACCGGCTTCGACGCCGCGCTACTGCGCTCGGTCAAGCAGGCACTCGATACGCATGCGAGCCGCCGCATGCCGTTCGCGAGCGCGCCGCGCGAGCGCAGCCGCACACCGGTGCATTGGGTCGAACCGGTGCTCGTCGCCGAATGCAATTTCGCCGAATGGACCAGCGACGGCATCGTGCGCCAGGCGTCGTTCGTGAGCCTGCGCGACGACAAACCGGCGCGCCAGATCGTCAGGGAAACCGCTCGACAAGGAGCCGACGTGCAACAGCAAACCGATAACGCAGCCGATGACGCGCCGGGTACAGGCACGTCGAAAAAGCGTGCGAAAGAGAGCGCGCCGAAAAAGAACACAGCGAAAAAGAGTACGGCGAGTAAGCAGGCGGCCAGCCAGAGCGCCGCCGCCGCAGGCGTGGATAGCGCACCTACGCGAAGCAGTACGCGCAGTGCTTTCGATGCGTCCAGTACCTCCAGTTCGAAGCGCTCGCGCGCGCAGGTCGAAGTGGCCGGCGTGCGCATCTCTCACCCCGATCGCGTGATCGACAAAAGCACAGGCATCCGCAAGATCGAGCTGGCGCGGTACTACGAATCCGTCGCCGAATGGATGCTGCCGCATCTGCGCGACCGGCCGCTCGCGCTCGTGCGCGCGCCCGAGGATATCGGCGGCGAGTTGTTCTTCCAGAAGCACAGCCAGAAGCTGTCGATTCCGAACGTCACGCAGCATGAAGGACTCGACCCTGATCATCCTCCGCTGATCACCGTCGACACGCTCGCCGCGCTGGTCGGTGCCGCGCAGATGGGCACCGTCGAATTTCATACGTGGAATGCGCTTGCGTCGAATATCGAAAAGCCCGACCGCATGGTGTTCGATCTCGATCCGGACGCATCGCTCGGCTGGGAGCGGATGATCGAGGCCGCGCAACTGACGCGCTCGCTGCTCGACGAGCTGGGTCTGCAGTCGTTCTGCAAGACGAGCGGCGGCAAGGGCCTGCACGTGGTCGTGCCGCTCGCGAAACAGGCTGGCTGGGACGAGGTGAAAGAGTTCTCGCAGGCGGTCGCGCAGCATATGGCGGCGACGTTGCCGCAGCACTTCAGCGCGAAGATGGGCGCGCAGAATCGCAAGAAGAAGATCTTCATCGACTATCTGCGCAACAACCGCGGTTCGAGCACGGTGGCCGCATTCTCGACGCGCGCGCGACCGGGGCTCGGTGTGTCGGTGCCGCTCGCGTGGGACGAGGTGGCGGGTACCACCGCCGGCGATCAATGGAACATCGCTAATGTGCATGAGCGCCTGGCCGGGCTGCGCGGCGATCCGTGGACGGGCTATGCGAAGACGCGTCAGCGGATCACGGCGGCGATGAAGAAGCGTCTGGAGGGGGCGCAGTGA
- the serB gene encoding phosphoserine phosphatase SerB, giving the protein MNLVIQSIAPISADHHKTLVALARGSQATVIDANTLRIADANAAQRADVEVYCYTHQLDYAFVEADRQLRDFGLVAMDMDSTLITIECIDEIADFCGLKAEVAAITEASMRGEIKDFNESLTRRVALLKGLDAGALERVYEERLQLSPGAERMLAGAKQAGLKTLLVSGGFTFFTEKLKARLGLDFTRANTLEIVDGKLTGNVIGEIVNADVKARTLRETCATLGIEPSRAIAMGDGSNDLKMMAEAGLSVAFRAKPVVREAASVSFNYVGLDGLLRLF; this is encoded by the coding sequence ATGAACCTCGTCATTCAAAGCATCGCGCCTATTTCCGCCGACCATCACAAAACGCTCGTCGCACTCGCGCGCGGTTCGCAGGCCACGGTCATCGATGCAAACACGCTTCGCATCGCCGATGCAAACGCCGCGCAACGTGCCGACGTCGAAGTGTATTGCTACACGCATCAACTCGACTACGCGTTCGTCGAAGCCGACCGCCAGTTGCGCGACTTCGGCCTCGTCGCGATGGATATGGATTCGACGCTGATCACGATCGAGTGCATCGACGAAATCGCCGACTTCTGCGGACTGAAGGCGGAAGTCGCGGCGATCACCGAGGCTTCGATGCGTGGTGAAATCAAGGACTTCAACGAAAGCCTGACACGCCGTGTCGCGTTGCTGAAAGGGCTCGACGCCGGCGCGCTCGAGCGCGTTTATGAAGAGCGGCTGCAATTGTCGCCGGGTGCCGAGCGGATGCTGGCCGGCGCGAAGCAGGCGGGCCTGAAAACGCTGCTCGTCTCCGGCGGCTTCACGTTCTTCACCGAAAAACTGAAGGCACGTCTCGGTCTCGATTTCACGCGCGCCAATACGCTCGAAATCGTCGACGGCAAGCTGACCGGCAACGTGATCGGCGAGATCGTCAACGCCGATGTGAAAGCACGCACGCTGCGTGAAACGTGCGCGACGCTCGGCATCGAACCGTCGCGCGCGATTGCAATGGGCGACGGCTCGAACGATCTGAAGATGATGGCCGAAGCCGGGCTCTCCGTTGCGTTCCGCGCGAAGCCGGTGGTGCGCGAAGCAGCGAGCGTGTCGTTTAACTACGTGGGGCTGGATGGGTTGTTGCGGTTGTTTTGA
- a CDS encoding zinc-binding alcohol dehydrogenase family protein: MKAVGLYRYLPIDHAEALVDVEIPKPEASGRDLLVKVEAISVNPVDTKVRAPKDTVEKAPRVLGWDAAGTVVAVGPDVTLFKVGDPVFYAGSITRPGANSEFHLVDERIAGHKPASLDFTHAAALPLTAITAWEALFDRLGVSPQGADAGRTVLIFGGAGGVGSIGIQLAKQLAKLQVIATASRPESAKWVRDLGADHVVDHFGDLAAQLKEIGVEQVDYVLIFNDTDRNFPVAAQLVKPQGSICTIVENSASLPVELLKAKSAAFHWEFMFTRSMFGTPDMIEQHKLLTEVARLVDAGTLRTTLGEDLGTINAENLRRAHRLLEQGRAIGKLVLTGF, from the coding sequence ATGAAAGCCGTCGGACTCTACCGTTACCTGCCGATCGACCACGCCGAAGCACTCGTCGATGTCGAGATTCCGAAGCCCGAAGCCAGCGGACGCGATCTGCTGGTGAAGGTCGAAGCCATTTCCGTGAACCCGGTCGACACCAAGGTGCGTGCGCCGAAGGACACGGTCGAGAAAGCGCCGCGCGTGCTCGGCTGGGATGCAGCCGGCACGGTCGTCGCGGTGGGGCCGGACGTTACGCTGTTCAAAGTCGGCGATCCGGTGTTCTACGCGGGCAGCATCACGCGGCCGGGTGCGAACAGCGAGTTTCATCTGGTTGACGAACGGATCGCCGGTCATAAGCCGGCCTCGCTCGATTTCACGCACGCGGCCGCGCTGCCGCTTACCGCGATCACCGCGTGGGAAGCGCTGTTCGATCGCCTCGGCGTGTCGCCGCAGGGCGCCGATGCGGGCCGCACGGTGCTGATTTTTGGCGGCGCGGGCGGCGTCGGCTCGATCGGCATCCAGTTGGCGAAGCAGCTCGCGAAGCTGCAGGTGATCGCGACCGCATCGCGGCCCGAATCGGCGAAATGGGTGCGAGATCTGGGCGCCGATCATGTCGTCGATCACTTCGGCGATCTCGCCGCGCAACTCAAGGAGATCGGCGTCGAGCAGGTCGACTACGTGCTGATCTTCAACGACACCGACCGTAATTTCCCGGTCGCCGCGCAACTGGTCAAACCGCAGGGCAGCATCTGCACGATCGTCGAAAACAGCGCGTCGCTGCCGGTCGAATTGCTGAAGGCGAAGAGCGCCGCGTTTCACTGGGAGTTCATGTTCACGCGCTCGATGTTCGGCACGCCCGACATGATCGAACAGCACAAGCTGCTGACCGAAGTCGCGCGTCTCGTTGATGCGGGCACGCTGCGCACGACGCTCGGCGAGGACCTCGGCACGATCAACGCGGAGAACCTGCGCCGCGCGCATCGTCTGCTCGAACAAGGACGCGCGATCGGCAAGCTCGTGTTGACGGGTTTCTGA
- a CDS encoding cystathionine beta-lyase, with amino-acid sequence MTQSKLKRGLQTRTVRAEDRITPGFESFSTPVTRASTVVFPDLATMRALDWKNDAQWRYGLHATPTSIALAQRLAALEGGNHALLQPSGLSSISNVYFGLVKAGDDVLIPDNVYSPNRDHGDWLARDFGITARYYDPLIGAGIADMIQPNTRLIWLEAPGSVTMEVPDVPAIAAAARARNVITAIDNTWSAGLAFRPFDHGVDISVQALTKYQSGGGDVLMGATITVDRELHLKLKSARMHMGIGVSSDDCSLILRSLPSMQVRFAQHDRAALAIATWLKSRPEIAAVLHPAFADCPGHEVFKRDFTGAGGLFSVVFDERYSAARIDTFCESLELFSLGWSWGGAHSLAMPYDIASMRTEGQWPYRGTLVRFYIGLEEEEDLRADIEQSLAALA; translated from the coding sequence ATGACCCAATCCAAACTCAAACGCGGTCTGCAAACCCGCACCGTGCGTGCCGAGGACCGGATCACGCCGGGCTTCGAGTCGTTCTCGACGCCGGTTACGCGAGCCTCGACGGTGGTGTTCCCCGATCTCGCGACGATGCGCGCGCTCGACTGGAAAAACGACGCGCAGTGGCGCTACGGCCTGCACGCGACGCCGACGTCGATCGCGCTCGCGCAGCGGCTCGCCGCGCTCGAGGGCGGCAATCACGCGTTGCTGCAACCGTCCGGGCTGTCGTCGATTTCTAACGTGTATTTCGGCCTCGTGAAGGCCGGCGACGACGTGCTGATTCCCGATAACGTGTACTCGCCGAATCGCGATCATGGCGACTGGCTCGCGCGCGATTTCGGCATCACGGCGCGCTACTACGATCCGCTGATCGGCGCGGGCATCGCCGATATGATCCAGCCGAACACGCGGCTGATCTGGCTCGAAGCACCCGGCTCGGTGACGATGGAAGTGCCCGACGTGCCGGCGATCGCGGCGGCGGCGCGCGCGCGCAACGTGATCACCGCAATCGACAATACGTGGTCCGCCGGCCTTGCGTTCCGACCGTTCGATCACGGCGTCGACATCTCGGTGCAGGCGCTGACCAAGTATCAGTCGGGCGGCGGCGACGTGCTGATGGGCGCGACGATCACCGTCGATCGCGAGTTGCATCTGAAGCTGAAGTCGGCGCGCATGCACATGGGGATCGGCGTTTCATCGGACGACTGCTCGCTGATCCTGCGCAGCCTGCCGAGCATGCAGGTGCGCTTCGCGCAGCACGACCGCGCGGCGCTTGCGATTGCAACATGGCTGAAGAGCCGGCCGGAAATCGCCGCGGTGCTGCATCCGGCGTTCGCCGACTGCCCGGGGCACGAGGTGTTCAAGCGCGACTTCACCGGCGCGGGCGGGTTGTTCTCGGTCGTGTTCGACGAGCGCTACAGCGCGGCGCGGATCGACACGTTCTGCGAATCGCTCGAACTGTTTTCGCTCGGCTGGAGCTGGGGTGGCGCGCATAGCCTCGCGATGCCGTACGACATCGCATCGATGCGCACCGAAGGGCAGTGGCCGTATCGCGGCACGCTGGTGCGCTTCTATATCGGCCTGGAGGAAGAAGAGGATCTGCGCGCGGATATCGAGCAGAGCCTGGCGGCGTTGGCATAA
- the bktB gene encoding beta-ketothiolase BktB has protein sequence MQRDVVVVSGVRTAIGTFGGSLKDFAPTDLGARVVREVLERARVTGDEVGHVVFGNVVHTEPKDMYLARVAAINGGVAQHTPALTVNRLCGSGLQAIVSAAQSVLLGDADIAIGGGAENMSRAPYSMPAARFGQRMGDSRLVDMMIGALNDPFQSIHMGVTAENVARQYDISRDAQDALALESHRRAAHAITSGYFKDQILPVTIASKKGDIVFDTDEHARMNASADDFAKLKPVFVKENGTVTAGNASGINDAAAAVVLMERGVAERRGVKPLARLVSYAHAGVDPAYMGIGPVPATRKALERAGLTVADLDVIEANEAFAAQACAVSKELGFDPAKVNPNGSGISLGHPIGATGALLTVKALYELQRIGGRYALVTMCIGGGQGIAAVFERI, from the coding sequence ATGCAACGAGACGTGGTGGTGGTCAGCGGTGTGCGCACCGCAATCGGTACCTTCGGCGGCAGCCTGAAGGATTTCGCGCCGACCGATCTTGGCGCGCGTGTCGTGCGCGAAGTGCTGGAGCGCGCGCGCGTCACGGGTGACGAAGTCGGTCATGTCGTGTTCGGCAATGTCGTGCATACCGAGCCGAAAGACATGTATTTGGCGCGCGTCGCGGCGATCAACGGCGGCGTCGCGCAGCATACGCCGGCACTGACCGTGAACCGGCTGTGCGGCTCAGGCTTGCAGGCTATCGTGTCGGCCGCGCAAAGCGTGCTGCTCGGCGACGCCGATATCGCGATCGGCGGCGGCGCGGAAAACATGAGCCGCGCGCCGTACTCGATGCCCGCCGCGCGCTTCGGTCAGCGCATGGGCGATTCGCGCCTCGTCGACATGATGATCGGCGCGCTGAACGATCCGTTCCAGTCGATCCATATGGGCGTGACCGCCGAGAACGTCGCGCGCCAATACGACATCTCGCGCGACGCGCAGGACGCGCTCGCGCTCGAATCGCACCGCCGCGCGGCCCACGCGATCACGAGCGGTTACTTCAAGGACCAGATTCTGCCGGTCACGATTGCGTCGAAGAAGGGCGACATCGTGTTCGACACGGACGAGCACGCGCGGATGAACGCATCGGCGGACGACTTCGCGAAGCTGAAGCCGGTGTTCGTGAAGGAAAACGGCACCGTCACGGCCGGTAACGCGTCGGGCATCAACGATGCCGCGGCGGCGGTCGTGCTGATGGAGCGCGGTGTCGCCGAGCGGCGCGGCGTGAAGCCGCTTGCGCGGCTGGTGTCGTACGCGCATGCCGGCGTCGATCCGGCGTACATGGGTATCGGGCCGGTGCCGGCGACCCGCAAGGCGCTCGAACGTGCTGGCCTGACGGTCGCCGATCTCGATGTGATCGAGGCCAACGAAGCGTTCGCCGCGCAGGCCTGTGCGGTCAGCAAGGAACTCGGGTTTGATCCGGCCAAGGTCAATCCGAACGGCTCGGGTATTTCGCTCGGTCATCCGATCGGCGCGACCGGCGCGCTGCTCACCGTCAAGGCGCTGTACGAATTGCAGCGTATCGGTGGGCGCTACGCGCTCGTTACGATGTGCATCGGCGGCGGGCAGGGAATCGCGGCGGTGTTCGAGCGTATCTGA